A genome region from Rhinopithecus roxellana isolate Shanxi Qingling chromosome 10, ASM756505v1, whole genome shotgun sequence includes the following:
- the DCP1B gene encoding mRNA-decapping enzyme 1B isoform X4, whose protein sequence is MNRLSMENRTEPITKDLDFQLQDPFLLYRNARLSIYGIWFYDKEECQRIAELMKNLTQYEQLKAHQGTGAGISPMILNSGEGKEVDILRMLLKAKDEYTKCKTCSEPKKITSSSAIYDNPNLIKPIPVKPSENQQQRIPQPNQTLDPEPQHLSLTALFRKQDKATCQETVEAPQTLQQQQQQQQEKLPIRQGVVRSLSYEEPKRHSPSIEKQLCPAIQKLMVRSTDLHPLSELPENRPCGNGSTHSLGEVFARPVQPGSPHNSGISRGVQNASRTQNLFEKLQSIPGTANKCDPSTPAPASSAALNRSRAPTSVTPAAPGKGLTQPPQAYFNGSLPLHTVGRQASGREQSTLPRQTLPISGNQTGSSGVISPQELLKKLQIVQQEQQLHASNRPALAAKFPVLTQSSGTGKPLESWINKTSSTEQQTPLFQVISPRCVPATAAPSLLMSPMVFAQPTSVPPKERESGPLPVGGQEPPAAATSLLLPIQGPEPSVITSSPLTKLQLQEALLYLIQDSKASKLSPVRREGNIHWELSSPCEDPGCYWRPRQKTHHWQVETRKLRLSNWPEAQNYKQSWDAPWPGPRVPLPTYSPVGLECYQGPASGEHSAQVP, encoded by the exons TGTCCATCTATGGAATTTGGTTTTATGATAAGGAAGAATGCCAAAGAATTGCAGAGCTTATGAAAAA TCTAACTCAGTATGAACAGTTGAAAGCCCATCAGGGAACTGGAGCAGGAATTTCCCCGATGATCCTCAATTCAGGAGAGGGCAAAGAAGTAGATATTTTACGAATGCTTCTCAAGGCCAAAGATGAATACACAAAG tgtAAAACCTGTTCTGAGCCAAAAAAGATAACCAGTTCCTCTGCTATCTATGACAATCCCAATCTCATCAAACCAATTCCAGTGAAACCCAGTGAAAACCAGCAACAGCGTATACCTCAGCCCAACCAG acCTTAGACCCTGAACCCCAACACTTATCCTTGACAGCTCTGTTTAGGAAGCAGGACAAAGCTACATGTCAGGAAACTGTGGAGGCTCCACAGACTctccaacagcagcagcagcagcagcaagagaagCTTCCAATTAGGCAGGGGGTTGTACGCTCCCTGTCCTATGAGGAACCCAAAAGACACTCACCCTCTATCGAGAAGCAGCTCTGTCCAGCCATTCAGAAACTCATGGTCAGAAGCACAGACCTCCACCCATTGTCAGAGCTGCCTGAAAACCGGCCTTGTGGAAATGGCAGTACCCATTCTCTGGGAGAAGTTTTTGCAAGACCTGTCCAGCCAGGGTCTCCTCACAACAGTGGGATTTCTCGTGGTGTACAAAATGCTTCGAGAACTCAGAACCTGTTCGAGAAACTTCAGAGTATCCCAGGGACAGCAAACAAGTGTGACCCTAGTACACCAGCACCTGCCAGCTCAGCTGCCCTGAACCGCAGCAGAGCTCCCACTTCTGTCACCCCTGCGGCTCCAGGAAAGGGTTTGACTCAGCCACCACAGGCCTATTTCAATGGCTCCCTTCCACTTCACACAGTAGGACGTCAGGCTAGTGGAAGAGAACAGTCCACACTCCCAAGACAAACACTCCCCATCTCTGGTAATCAGACTGGCAGTTCTGGAGTGATCTCCCCTCAAGAGTTACTGAAGAAGCTTCAGATTgtgcagcaggagcagcagctgcATGCCTCTAACCGGCCAGCCTTGGCCGCTAAGTTTCCTGTGCTCACTCAGAGCTCTGGAACAGGGAAACCCTTGGAATCCTGGATCAACAAGACATCCAGCACAGAACAGCAGACTCCTCTTTTCCAG GTCATCTCACCTCGGTGCGTCCCTGCTACAGCAGCTCCTTCTCTGCTCATGTCCCCCATGGTGTTCGCACAACCCACTTCTGTCCCACCAAAGGAAAGGGAGAGCGGCCCCTTGCCTGTGGGAGGCCAGGAGCCACCTGCTGCCGCCACCAGCCTCCTCCTGCCCATACAGGGCCCGGAGCCCTCCGTGATCACCAGCAGCCCACTCACCAAGCTCCAGCTCCAGGAGGCACTGCTGTACCTCATTCAG GACTCTAAGGCCTCCAAGCTGTCACCTGtcagaagagaaggaaacataCACTGGGAATTAAGCAGTCCCTGCGAGGACCCTGGGTGCTACTGGAGGCCCAGACAGAAAACTCACCACTGGCAAGTAGAG acaaggaaactgaggctgagcaACTGGCCTGAGGCACAGAACTATAAGCAGAGCTGGGATGCCCCCTGGCCTGGCCCCCGAGTGCCACTTCCCACGTACTCTCCCGTGGGCCTTGAATGTTACCAGGGACCAGCCTCGGGAGAACATTCAGCACAGGTGCCCTAG